attataatggattaaagacttgattGTAAGGCCTAAACCATAaacctcttagaagaaaatataggtggtAAGCTTCTTGACATTGGTTTTGCTGATTATTTTTTGGACTCCAAAAGCAAAGgtagcaaaagcaaaaataagtgagTAGTGGGACCACAGGAAACTAAAAAGCTgcgcagcaaaggaaaccatcaacaaaatgaaagggcaATCTGGATGGGTGAAAATACTTGTAAATCATATTTGATAAgtggttaatacccaaaatatataaagaattcatacagccctgactggtgtggctcagtgctttGGGTTttatcccgcaaaccaaaaggtggctggttcgattcctggtcaggtcatgtgcctgggttgcagaccaggtctccagttgggggcttTTGAGAGGCAActcttcaatgtttctcttgcacattgatgtttctccctttctttttcccttcctctctctctaaaaataaataaaatgtttttttttaagaacttgtATATAACTTAATTGCAAAGAagtttgaatagacattttcccaaagaagacatacagttaGCCAACATATACATagaaaagatgctccatatcattaatcatcagggaaatgcaaagcaaaatcacaatgaaatatcgcctcatacctgttagaatggctgtacTCAAAAAGGCAGGAAATAACATGTTTTGGCAAGGATGTAGGGAATTGGGAGTGAACCATTGgtaggaatataaattggtgcagctgctatggaaaaggACCCTGTGGAAGGgtcctttaaaaattcaaagtaaaactACTATATGCTCcaaataattccacttctgggtaattatctgaagaaaacaaatacattgaTTCTAAAAGTTATTCATCCCCATTGCAGTATTACTTACAataacaaagacatggaaacaacctaagttaTCATCACTGAATGGATAGAAAAATTATGGGGGGGATGTGTaccagtggaatattatttagccataaaaatgaaatcttgccgtTGGTGACAATGATGggccttgaggatattatgctaagtgaaataagtcagacagaaaaagatataccaaatgatctcacaaAAAAAACCAAGCTCAAAGTTACAGAGAACAGATGGAGGTTGCCAGAGGGGGTGAGGTAAGGGTGGGAAAAATGAGTGAAGGGGGGTCTAAAGGTATAAActtccacttataaaataaatagtggGGATGTACTATAAAGCATGACAACTATGGTCAGGGAAATGagagtcaaaaccacaatgagatagttAATTACagtattataattaataatactgtattatacttttaaaaggtattgaaagtagattttttaaaaagattttatttatttatttttagagaagggaagggagggagaaagagcaggagagaaacatcaatatgtagttgcctctcaggcaccccttaccagggacctgacccacaatgCAGGCATATGCCCTcatggaatcaaactggtgaccctttggttcgcaggccagccaatccactgagccacaccagccagggtgaaagagtagatcttaaaaattctcatcataAGGAAATTTTGTAACTATGCTAACTAGTGTTATTGTGATGATTTACAATATACAAACATCAAatcatgttgtatacctgaaactaatatgtcaattatacctcagttaaGAACGAAGTCACCAGGTCCGGTCTACACTTAAGGGAGGAATATAGAATAAtttttggacatattttaaaacaaacatagtATAATTACCTATTGTTGAGCATTAGCAATAGGAAGAGTTGAATTGGCTACTGTTATTGTTATTTGATTGACTTGATAAGTAAGGTGGGAACCAGGGGGTGAAAAGTATATAtcatgaattatatctcaataaaggtggggtggggagtgcttATGTAGAGGCAAAATAATTCCTTCATTGATTTTCGTTTCCTGAGATATATGCCATTATCTCTGAATAACAGTGACCAACTCATTAGGATAAAGTATTGGTTAGCTTTGTCTTAAAGTGTTCAGAATGACAAGTTTCATGTGTATTTGTTATAAGTATTTGAAACACCTAATACAGCATGTTGATATGTGTTTGTAAAATGGAATTATTCTCAAAGATTCTTTTAAAGGGCTCATTAAATAGTATCCGACACAGATAACCCAAtgtgtaatacaaataaaaatggaactgcccttgtTAAAGGGAGATGGGCCCCAAATCCCACTGGTTTAGCATCTATTTCAGTCTCCTCATATTGCTGCCAGGTGTCCAAGGAACATAGATTGAAAACTACTATGCAATTAGATTCCTTTCCAGCCTAACttacaaaatgtattaaatgtatgAGATAGCAGAGGTCAGGAAGATAGGCATAATAGCAAAGTAGCGTTCTACCAGGTAGCCGACTGACTTCTAGTGCTATTTATTGTATAATAGTCATTGAAAAGCAAGCCATAGTGATCAGCCATGGATATTTGTAGAGTACTTTCATTAGTCtgttgaattatttaatttttttttttctaacagaaTAATACAACAGATCTTTGCAGGGTTTTTTGCAAATTCTGCAGTTCCTGGTGGACCCCCACACCCTTTTACCTGGTAAGTAACTAATTGCCTTTTATTTCACTCTGCTGGAGTAGCATTATTTTAGCTACTATAGTATCTGTGCCATGGTAAGAAGCAAAAAGCTGCATAGATGAGTACACAGATGTGATTGGCAGGCTGTTAGGCTGCCATTATTTGCTGAGCCCAAACTTAATtagaacttattttttattgttcaggcTCACAAGAGTCATCCTGAGCCCCAGAATGTATGGGCACTGGGTGTATCTAATTTCAGGTTGTGTTGAGGTGAGGAATGAATAGGTCTTTCCTAGGCGTGGTATCTGATTTGTGGGGTTTTCCTTATCATATAGGAAGATTTTATTCCTTAAGAATTtctgaaattgaaaacataatgcttAACTTCTTCAAAGTAACTTTGACTTTTTCTTCAAAGTCAAAAGGTTCATCAGAAGAAACAGAAGGCTATAATTCAGTATCAGAGTGACACATATAGTCGGGGTTTGAGGTGGATTTTCCTCGTCTAGACAATTATTTTGCCGCTTTTGACTCTGCCCGAGAAGGCTTTCTTTGCCCAGAGGGACCTCAGTTGATCCACACAGTTATCCTATTTTCCAACCTCTACTTTCTCTAAATATGTTCTCTCCATCAACCAGGGCAGTGTACCAGCAGCTCCAAAAAGAAGTGCTACCTGCCAGGCCTCTTTTGTAAATTGTTCTAAGTTGTGATTCAGAGAGACTGCTGTGGCTGCTTCTCTACCTGAAAGCTTCTTATTTTCCAGAACCACAGGTGGCCTCTTTGAATGAGGGAGGTCTGCTGTAGGTTTTGCCCAGTCACAAAGGGAAAACTCTCCTCAAAAAGCTGCTCCCTATACGAGTAATGTAAGTGGGCACAGAGAAGACAGACCTTTCTTAATCCATAGGCAGTGAGTCACTCCTTTTGTTCTTATGTGTCATGTGGTGTTTTAGGTGgcttcacattttgtttttcattcaggTCAGGAAAGATTTCTAGAGAATGGGAGACTATCTAGATAATCTGTTTGACCttgaaaatattgagaaattCTTTGCCACTTGATTTTAGAGAACTAGTGACTTTGCAGGTCTGAAAGAGAACAGGAtccctctgccttcccccccccccccccccgtgttaACAAGGCAGGGCCCAGTCACTCCATCTAATGCTGTCTGTCTCATCTCATGTATAGGAGCGGGATGCTGCACTCCAACCCTGGGGACTATGCCTGGGGTCAAACAGGGCTTGATGCCATTGTAACCCAGGTGAGGAGTTGCCTTTTAAAGGGGTCTGTTCAGTGTGTCTCGTAGTTCCAATGGCTTCCTGCTTTTATTCTGCTCCTTTCTGAAATGGCAGTCACTCTGCTTTCTCTAATATTTTGAGCTTACAGGTTTGCATTTTACTAAAGGTATGTTTTACGGGTTTAGCTCAGCATCCATGAATCTTCTAGCTCCTGGGGCCTTTTTAGAAGATGGCTTTTGTATTTTTGGCCTCTTGTTCAGTCCTGTAAGGATCCTATTAACAAGTTACTTCACAAAAAAAGGAGGGTCTCCTCATGTGCTAAAGCAGGGATTTCTGCTAGATGGAGCAAAGtaggggaaggaagcagaggaaaaGGTATTCCTGTGCCATGTATAATTGTTTCCATttgttaatgttaatttttaattttactggttTTTCAGTTCCCTTGTGGATTACTGAGAATAGAAAGCATGATGTTTATATCAAAGTAATTTACCTATTTCTTGGCTTGCATTATGCTACTTTCCACACTCCCACCCTTTACTTCCTTCCAGCAAAATGAAGTTTTTGGATCAGTTCAGTATTTTTGTTAAGCTTTAGTTTTGTTCGTGACGTTACAACTCTTTTGCTGCCTCTAAAGTTGTTTTGTGCCCAAAGGTGTGCCTTGCAATGATGGGCTACCTGTAGACTTATACACAGGTCACTCTGAAATTGTAAAGCAATTACTAGTGTTCTGGCAGCAGGAAAGGGGAAACCTGTGCCTGTCAGACTCTAATAGGAGTGAGAACAACTAACATTTCTAATATCTGCACTGTTTGTTCTCAACTGGAGCAGCTCATTACCGAGGGATAGTTAGATGTCTGccacttctttttcttattttgcagCTTTTAGGACAACTGGAAAACACGGGGCCTCCTCCAGCTGACAAGGAAAAGATCACATCTCTTCCAACAGTGACAGTAACTCAGGAACAAGTTGGTAGGTTCAGTTTCTGTCATCTTCTGATCCATCTTCAAAATTTCAGCACCTTCCTTTACTAAGGTTCTTCAGGTGAAGCTATAGAAATTTCCAGTCCAACATAATGTCCTTTATCACTAAATTCCTCCAGTGcttataactaaaatatttatttctaatgtaCCTAACTATAGAGTAGGTATAAAACAAATTCCCAGCCTCTCATTTATATCTTTTCCTATTTCCCCAGAATCAGTAAGTAGCATCTGCTCAACAATATTTTTTACACTGTTAATTAATTGTCTGGAGAGTTTTCCTAAAATTCCTACCTGGGTCCTAGCTAAGGGAGGTGCCTACCCTTTTCATTAGGGTTAGTCAGCAGGTATTTCCTGAACAATCACCATGTCCCTTTTCTAAATGCCTTGCAGGAAATAGAGGTACAAAGACACATAAGACttgatttattaaagattttactaGGGGAAGGAAAGCTCTCCAAACAATTAATTAACAGTGTAGAAAATATTGTTGAGCAGATGCTATTTACTGATTCTGGGGAAATAGGAAAAGATATAAATGAGAGGCTGGGAATTTGTTTTATACCTACTCTATAGTTAGGtacattagaaataaatattttacttacaaGCACTGGAGGAATTTAGTGATAAAGGACATTATGTTGGACTGGGAATTTCTTTCCCCACACACATTTGGAGTCAGAGATTTTAAAGGCAGGATGGGCCACCTTAGAAAGGTCATTCTATTTAACAAAATGTATGAACCAATGTAAAAATGTCAACATGGACCTGATGTCTGAATCAGGTATGAAGAGAGTTAGACCTGAAATAGAATCTGGTTTGGGGAGTAATGGGAGGTATGACTGGATAAAAAGGGTGGGACCTTgttatagaggacattgaaaaggTGACAGAGTAGTTAGGGCTGAATATTTTGAGGGTAGGTAAGTTTTATAGGTCCCCAAATGGAGGACTAAGGGAATTTAGGTGGTCTTCAGAGTAGCTTAGTTTGGAGGTAGTGTCTAAAGTGGATTAGAAGGGGAAGAAAGCAGAAATTAAGGGGCTGTTGCAGCATCCAGGTGGGGTTCAGGTGGTGGTGACAATGCTAACAGAAAGGAatgaatagatacagaaaacaaatggcTTTTATCACAATTGCATAATGTAATTAAGGAGAGGAAAGGGTCAAAGATGATTCTAAGGTAATACAACTTTGTAACTATAGAGATAATGCTACCATTATCAGGAATGGGGGAATTGTTAGTAGGCAATGGTTTAGTAAGGAGATGATGTAATGTTTTtgatttaaaagcaaatattttatttatttatttttagagagaggaagggagggataaagagagggaaagaaacatcaatgtgtggttgcctctcacatgcccactactgtggacctggcccgcaacccaggcatgtgccctgactgggaatcgaaccagggaccctttggttctcaggctggcactcaatgcactgaccTACACTAGCGAAGgtgtaatgtttttaattttgaatttgttgatttttgagGCACCAGCTGAGAATCTATAAGTGAAGATGAGCTGTAGAGTGCTATGAAGCTGGTATTAGGGGAAATGAGCAGGTACCAAAGTGTAGGATATATTTACAGAGTTTCAAGGCCTGGAGTTAGGGGATTACGCGGGAGGCTGTTACAGTAGACTAGGCATAAGAAGTAAAAATGAGAATTAGGGCCAAGgtggtgggaatggagaggaaGGAGTGAGTCTACTAAGTGGTAGTCTTACTCTGGCTGCCTTGAGCTTAGTGGGGCATGAAGCTGACCCCTGCCACTAGAGAGAGAGACTAGCTGGTGTTCTCAGAGAGGAGGCTTCCTGTCTTCTGACTTGGAGCCTGAGCTACCCTAGAGCTTTGCAGTTCTGCAGCACCACCTCCCGGTACAGTTTTTAATGATAACTTGCTGAGGTTATGGGATGTTGAGAAGGCTGTGGGGCAGCTGTGCTGGAAGAGGATGTGTAATGTGGAAAATAGTAGGGTAAAAGTGGCTTGGTACACTGAATGGGAACAGTAAGATTACTGAGATGAGTCCTTTGACTGTGGTGGACATATTTCCAGTGTTTTCTAAATGGAAACTGCCAGAAGTTTGTCACACTTTGAGAAGACGTTGTTCCTGTTTTACCTAAGAGATAACTAAGCCTTagtttatttcttctaattttttacattgaaaagTAGGCCTTATAAAGTTCCCATCTAGGTCTTATCAGAATAGGCCCATTTATCAGTCCTCTTTTTTATATCCCAGACTACCACCACTTCCAAcctcattttgaaataaaattcatgcTTCTTATCTCCCTCCTTATTGGATGCCCTTGTGTCTTTTCTTTATGCACTCCTTTGGTTGTTAAAGAAATTGGGCTAGttatgtcttccttctttttcttgtttacttTAAAAGGCATTTCCTTCTCCAACAGATACGGGTTTAGAGTGTCCAGTATGCAAAGAAGATTACATGGTTGAAGAGGAAGTCCGGCAGTTACCCTGCAACCACTTCTTTCACAGCAGTTGTATTGTGCCCTGGTTGGAACTGGTGAGTACAGACCACACTCATCTGTGACAGGGCATCTATGCCAGTCACATCTTGTCAGGGGGGTAGTTGAGAGTAACAGTATCGTTAACAGTTAATGAAGATTAGATTTTAGTCCCTGGCTAAATCCTAGTAACACCATTACTGTTTCTTAGATTACTGTCTGTTTGGATCTTCTGACTAGGGGTTAGCAAACTATAGCCCACAGGTCACTGTGGCCTGCCATCTGTTTTTGTAAGtagagttttattggaacacacctgtgtttatttctttacaaATTGTCTATGGCTACTTTCGTGTGACAGAGGCTGGGTATATAgcttgcaaagcctaaaatatttactacctgtcCCTAAACAGAAAGTTTGCTAATCTCTGCTCTAGATCATCTGAAGTCACTGATTCTGGTCAGTTTGTTTAAAGTTCTGTTTGAGAGATGTCTTGGTATTAAAGCTAGGAACCCAGTGTGCACTATGTGAGAACGCAtaacctttttgtttttctacccGCCAACTCTCAAGGTTTCTTAAGTGTTTAGTACCTGCAACTTCTCAGGTCAAGCTGTTTACATGGATTGATATCTTTCTGTTTCAGCATGATGCATGTCCTATATGTAGGAAGAGTTTAAATGGTGAGGACTCTACTTGGCAAACCCAGAACTCTGAGGCCTCTGCAAGCAACAGATTTAGCAGTGACAGCCAGCTACATGACCGATGGACTTTCTGAAGCTAAAGACCACATCTGAGCCAGGGTTGTGGCAGTCATCTTACCACAGCTGTAAATtgtatcaaaacaaaaaaaatagtagcTGGATTTAGGAATCACATAAGAATCCCCAACCCATAATATTAAtgcagtgtttttctttaaatttaaggtTAGTATCTATAGATGGAATTGTATCTACAACCAATGCCTCTTATTCCTGAATTCAGAGTGATAATTTTATAAGTGTGAAACTTAATTATGTGGGTTTACCTTTGCCATAATAGAATTAGTTCTCTTAAAGTCTAGTTAGAGTTCTGCTCTCTGTCATATTACCTTGTAATGGATGTTTTCACCTCCTTGTCCAGCCTTCATCCTATCATTAGTGTATTTTGCGGTAAATACAGTGGAACCAGAGCCCTAAAGTCCTTCTGATGTAAAGTCCTTCTGTTTTAATTGTACAAAAGCATATGCTGTTGGCCATATTAGCTATCAATTGAGGTAAGATTAATTCAGGAATCTGAGActagtgattttgtttttttttcttgaacccTTAGACAGCaatcaaagaaaaattacagtgggagggagaaagtggcCTATCATTATACtgtttggttttctcattttaatttttaaagactacTTCAAAAGATGTGGTTTCCACAGAAACCAACATGACATGTCTTAGGGGTCTTCTGTTGGTAGGAACCTATTCTGGTTCCTTTTTGTGAAAGAACTGGACAGCATACAGGCAAAGAAGAAcagatgtttgaaatatttggtaCTGAGGTTTAATTTCcctcaaagaaaaagaatgacttCATTACTGCTTCTATTCACTGTTTTTAGTAATTCATTGGCTTTTAGGAATTGAGATTTTATAttgtctcataatttttttttccattgtaattTTTGTAAGCCCTTTAATCCTCTCTGAAACCTTTCTATTTGCTTGATTCTGGCTATACTTGGAATCTAACTGATTATTGTGATCATGCCCAAAACAACATGGTCTATAAGAGGTAGGCCTTATTTTTTTCAGCCTAACAGTGTCCCGTCTACATGTACATGCTATTTGGAGCATTTGAAGAAGAACAGAAATGTCCTTGGAACCTCAAGGTCTCAAAAGGAAATGATGGGGACATGTAATGACT
The sequence above is drawn from the Desmodus rotundus isolate HL8 chromosome 12, HLdesRot8A.1, whole genome shotgun sequence genome and encodes:
- the RNF115 gene encoding E3 ubiquitin-protein ligase RNF115 produces the protein MAEASAAGTGSGAALAAHRFFCHFCKGEVSPKLPEYICPRCESGFIEEVTDDSSFLGGGGSRMDNNTSTHFAEFWRNLDHAMIIQDFRPFLSSSPLDQDNRATERPQTHTDFWGPSRPPRLPMTRRYRSQGSTRPDRSPAIEGIIQQIFAGFFANSAVPGGPPHPFTWSGMLHSNPGDYAWGQTGLDAIVTQLLGQLENTGPPPADKEKITSLPTVTVTQEQVDTGLECPVCKEDYMVEEEVRQLPCNHFFHSSCIVPWLELHDACPICRKSLNGEDSTWQTQNSEASASNRFSSDSQLHDRWTF